A single genomic interval of Antechinus flavipes isolate AdamAnt ecotype Samford, QLD, Australia chromosome 1, AdamAnt_v2, whole genome shotgun sequence harbors:
- the DECR2 gene encoding peroxisomal 2,4-dienoyl-CoA reductase [(3E)-enoyl-CoA-producing] isoform X1 has translation MRHGCHTVIASRNQQRVSDAAKKLVAATGQQCLALSLDVREPQTITAAIDKALKKFGKIDILINGAAGNFLCAASSLSFNAYKTVIDIDTVGTFNVSKIMFEKYFQDHGGVIINLTATLDYRGQAFQVHAGTAKAAVDAMTRHLAVEWGHNNIRVNSLAPGPISGTEGMRRLGGHQPNWDRNILRSPLQRMGNKTEIAHAALFLASPLASYVTGTVLVVDGGSWLTNANDYMKLLGIDTYYPSKL, from the exons TCACGGATGCCACACAGTCATTGCCAGCAGAAACCAGCAAAGAGTGTCTGAT GCTGCAAAGAAATTGGTTGCTGCTACTGGTCAGCAATGCCTTGCTCTGTCTCTGGATGTTCGGGAGCCTCAGACCATTACTGCTGCAATTGATAAGGCTCTGAAGAAATTTGGCAAGATTGACATTCTCATCAATG GTGCAGCAGGTAATTTTTTGTGTGCAGCTAGCAGCTTATCCTTCAATGCATATAAAACTGTGATTGATATCGATACAGTTGGCACCTTCAATGTCTCCAAAATCATGTTTGAGAAGTACTTCCAG GACCATGGTGGTGTGATCATTAACCTCACTGCCACCCTGGACTACCGAGGACAGGCATTCCAGGTGCATGCAGGCACTGCCAAGGCAGCTGTTG ATGCAATGACAAGGCACTTGGCTGTGGAGTGGGGTCACAACAATATCCGAGTTAATAGTCTGGCACCAGGCCCCATCAGTGGCACAGAAGGGATGCGTCGACTTG GTGGCCATCAACCCAACTGGGATAGAAATATTTTGAGAAGTCCTCTCCAGAGAATGGGGAACAAGACTGAGATTGCCCATGCTGCATTGTTCTTGGCTAGCCCCTTAGCATCCTATGTGACAGGCACAGTCCTAGTGGTAGATGGTGGGAGCTGGCTGACTAATGCCAATGATTACATGAAGTTGTTGGGGATTGATACTTATTACCCTTCCAAACTCTAG